GCAGCGGGAGCTTCGGCGGGAGCTTGCGGAACGCTGCCAGCGGCACGCCCTCGGCGCCGGCGGTGATCAGGTCGACCTCGGCCATCTCGATCAGCGCCTTGTCGTCGACATCCGCGAGCTGCTTGACCTGCCGGACCTGCGCGAGCGGACTCGACCGGCGGTGCTCGCGCAGCAGCCGCAGCACCTTGTTCCAGGGCTGCGCGACCTTCGCCATACCGCCCGGGGTCAGGTACATGACCCCGAACTGCGTGATCCGGATCGGCGCCCGGTCGACCAGCTCGGACCACAGGAACGGCATGTCACCGGCCTCGGTCGGCAGCCAGTACTGCACCCAGCCCCGCTCCTCCAGGGTCGCGAGGTCGTCGAAGTCCAGCGGCTGGCACTCGTTGAGGATCGTGACGATCCGCCGGCGCTGACCGGCGATCTCCATGTCGCGCATCCAGTTCAGCGCCCGCCACAGCGGGCTCGGCGTCGCGAAAAAGCTCTCAGACATAGCGATCGGCTCCCTCGATCGCGCCCTCGGGCAGGTACATCTCGGACTTCTTGGTGACCCGCAACGGCATGTCCGCGGGCAGGCGCCGGAACGCGGTCAGCGGCACCGGGTGGATGCCGGCGATCAGGTCGAGCCCGGCCATCTCCGTCAGCGTCGCGTTGTCCACGTCCGCGGACCTCATCACCGCCTTGACCCGGGTCAGCGGGCTGCGCTGGATCTTGAACGGGTGCAGCACCCGCAGCACCCGGTTGAACGGGTGCCGGAGCTTCTTCTCCGCCGCCGGTGTCCCGGCGAGCCGCGCGAACGGCAGCTGGGCGAGGGCTGCGGCCCGGTAGCGCAGGTTGGCCAGCTCGAACGGCATCTCATCGGCCCCGGTGGGCAGCCAGTAGTGCACCCACCCGCGGTCTTCGAGCGCCTGGAGGTCATCGAGATCGAGCCACTGCGTGTCGACGGCCGCCGCGATCGTGGGCCGCACGCCACGGGCCTGCGTGTCGTGCATCCAGTTCAGCGCCCGCCACAACTCGCGTCGCGTGGCCAGGAAGCTCTCAGCCATGGGTCCGGGACTCCTCTCGGGTGAGGGTCTGCATCTCGATCGGGGACAGCAGCCGGCGGCGCCAGCGCAGCAGGAACCGGTTGCGGACCGGGATCGCCCGGTGCCGCTCGATGTGGACGTCGATCGCGCCGGCCGGGTACATCCGGCGGCAGTGCAGGCATAGCGACCTGTCCACGCCGTCCGGGAGGGTGTCGGTGCCACCGCGGCGGGTCAGCGGGAGCGGGCGGCGCGGGATCAGGGGCAGCGGGAGCCGGCGGGTGCGTGGGGCGTTGGCGATGCGTGGCGCCACGAGTGGGGATGACACGATGTGGGTCTCCTCAGATCGGCCGTTTCGGCTGGATCGGATGGGGAGGGCCGGAGCGTGGCCGTTCAGGTTGCGAGCCAGGGAAGGCCACGCTCCGGGACCGTGTGGTGCGTGAGCGGCGGCGCTGCCGCTCACCGGGTCAGTGCTCATCGGTGCTGTGCAGCAGGTGCGCGAGCGCGGCGCCCATGCCGAGCACGGCCACGGGCAAACAGGCCACCGCGGCGGTGATCGGCCACGGCGCGGTCTCCCAGCCCCACGAGGCCATCAGGTGGTAGGCGACCTGGCCGAGCCCGCCGACCGCGAGCGACGCCAGCGCCGACCACTTCGCGAACCGGCGCGCGGCCGCGGTGCGTGCGACGCCGGACAGCCAGGCCCACAGCGCGTACGCGGCGTAGGTCTCCACGCCGATCGGGAGCGTGATCGCGGTGTTCAGGTGGAAGTCGTCCACGATCCCCGGAAGCGGCTGCACGACCCCGAACCCGGACATCTGCCCGAGTTCCACCCACCCGGACCAGATCGCGACGAACGCCGGCAGGCACAGGATCAGCACCGGCCACACCACCGGCCGCCGCGCCGCAACCGCCGGCACCGGACTGGCGGGCGCGACGTCGGACACCGGGGCCGCCTGGTCGACGGCCGGGGCGGCACCGGCGGAAATGCCGGGCTGATCGACCATCGGCGCGTCGGTGAAGTCGTTCGTGTCCGTCCCGCCGATCGGCGCGAACTCGCCCGGTCCGGGCTGCGTCATGACCTCGGGAGCGGCCACGTCGGCATCAGCCGGTTCGCCCGCCGGACCCGCGTTGGCCGTCTCGCTCTCGGTGCGGGCGGGCGGGGCTACCGCAGCAGGCTGCGCGGTCGGGACAGAAGCCTCATCGGCAGCGTCACCGGTCTCCGTGTTGGCGAGATCCGGCACGGCCGACAGGCGGCGCGGGGACGGCGCGGCGGGCAGCTCAGCCGGGGCGGAAGCCTCGCCGCGGACCAGCCTCAGCAGTGAAGCTCGGACCGCCTCACGGTGCTCCGGGGCGAGGTCGCCACTGGTGAACATGCCGCCCACGACATCCCAGTTGACCCGCGCCAGCGCCGTACGCACGTCACCGGCCCGGTCGGAACCGACCCGCAACGCGGTCTTCAGCCGGTCCCGCGACGGCAGCCCACCCAGCTCGATCGCCACGTCGAGCGCGGCAGGCAGATACGGCAGCACCTTCGCCGGAACGACGAACTCCTCCACCACTGCGGGGCTGCTCATGCCGCCACCTCCGGCAGCGCCATGCCGGCGTCGACCAGGTGGCCGCGGTGACGGAGCGCCAGCTTGACCGCGCTGGGCACGTACAGCCGCGGGGTGCGGCCGGTGTCGAAGCAGTCGCCGCACAGCGTCATGCAGACCACGCCGACCGCCGTCTCGGCCTCGTACACGTCCAGCTCAAAGTCCCCGTCACACGCGTCGCACTCACGGGCGACCGGGCAGGGCAGCGTGAACTCGTCCATTAGGCCACCGCCCGCAGAGAAGCGGTACGGGGACGCAGCGCCACAACCACCGCGCGAGACGCGCGGGCCTCTACGCGCCGCGCCCGGCGCCAGTAGTTGTCGACCGGCGTCACGCCGAGCGCGCGGATCTCCGCGTCCAGCTCGGCAAGGTCCGCCTCGATCTCCGGCCACTCGGCGTCGATCGACGCGAGGTCTTCGGGGGACGGCTCTGGGCCGACCTCTTCCAGCTCCACGGCTTCTCCTTGATGTTGCGCGCATTTGTTGCGCTTTGCTGTTGCGCAACACGGTAGCGAAACGCAACCGGGTTGCGCAAGGGGGTTGCGATAACCTGGGAACATGGCTGATGAGCGGGACGCGCTAACCGCTGCAACTAGGCAGTACGAGCAGACCGAGGTGGCTCATGAGAGCGCCCGGCAGCAGGCGATTCAGGCTGTCCTAGACGCCCTGCGCGTTGGCATTGGCCCGGCCGAGGTGGAGCGTCTGTCGCCCTTCAGCGGCGCCTACATCCGAAAGCTCGCACGTGAGAACGGCATCCCCGCGGCGCCGCCGGGACCCAAGCGAACGAGCGCGTAACCGATCTTCGGCTTCTTCGTGGCTGTGGTGGAACATCATCGGCCTCCAATGAGTGCCGCCAATCGCGGGATCTTCACACCCGGCATCGATCAGGCACACTGAGAGCATCCGCCGCGTGTGGCGCGCGAGACGAGGCCGTGATGTGGCCGGGCCGACTTGGCCATGTCGGCCCGGCGAGGGAGTGAGCATGGGGCAGCCGCGGAAGATGTTGAGGCCGGACAGGTCCGCCCGTGACCTGTGGGGAGCGGAACTCCGTGCCTTGCGCGACCGGCATGGGCTGTCTCTCGCAGAGCTGGCGTCCCGGATCTACTACGACGCATCTCACCTGGGAAAGTTCGAGCGCGCGGAGCGGAAGCCACCACGGGGGATCGCTGAGGCGTGCGATCAAGTCCTCGGCGGGACCGGTGTGCTCGTGCGGCTTTGGGACGCCATGCAGGCCGCGAGCCGGCATGAGGCCACGCCCGGAAACGCGGCCAACCCGCCGAGGCATGAGGCCAATCTAGGGGCCGATGAGGCGGGTTTGATCTCTGGCCTAGCGATCGGCACCAGCGCGGCGGCAGCATCGGGGGACGAGGCCGTTTCCCTGCCGGTGCTGCTTGACGGAAAGGTCGTCTACGTGTCCGTAACTCGTCGCGCCCTGCTGAAGCTGACTGGGGCGTCAGCCGCCCTCGCCGTGCCCGCGCTTGGTGCGCCGACTCCTGCACTCGGCGCACCAGTTGCACCTGCTCCAGACGCGAACCCGATTGAGCACTTGACCGCGGTGCGGCGGGTGCTCATCGACAATGACAACCTCTTCGGACCGCGAGCTGTCATCCCCGCCGTCCAGCACCAGATCGGAGTCATGGGGCACCTACGCGACCAGCTCGCTGGCGTGGACCGGCGTAACCTCACCCAGTTGCGAGCGCAGTTCGCCGAGTTTGCGTCGTGGCTGCACCAGGATGCGGGGGACTTCACCCAGGCCCAGTTCTGGCTCGATCGGGCGCTGGAATGGGCATACGCCGGAACCGATCATGACCTGGCCGCGTACGTCTTCGCGCGAAAGGCGCAGCTCGCCGGCGACATGGGCGACCCGATGCAGGCGATCGACATGGGTCAGGCCGCAGAGGACATGGCACGGCCAGGGACTCGGCTGGCGGCGATCGCAGCCGTATACACCGCGCACGGACACGCCCTGCGCAACGACTCGGATGCTGCGGATCGGGCCTACGAGCGGGCGCGTGTGCTGGTAGCCCGCGGGGACTTCGACCCGGCCTCGACGTGGGGCATATGGCTGGATCAGGCGTACATCAGCGTGCACCAGGCGCGCAGTCTCCATGCGCTCGGGCAGCATGAGGGCGCGGCGGCTGGCTTCGCCACCGCGATCACCAACACGCCGGCTGGCTACCACCGCGACCGAGGTGTCTACCTGGCGCGTCAGGCAGCCGCGCACCGTGGCGCCAGGCAGCCCGAGCAGGCCGCGGGCATCGGCATGCAGGCGCTCGCCGTAGGCGCGGCCACCCAGTCCGCGCGCATCCTGACCGAGCTGGCGACCCTCGATGTCGATCTGATGAGCCGGTGGCCCTCGGTGCCCGAGGTTGCCGCCTTCCACCAGGCGCTGACCAGCGCCGTTCCATCCGCCGCCTGACCCTGGAGACCAGATGAGCCGCCCGTACGTGCTGTTGAGCGTCGCCACCTCAATCGACAGCCGGATTGACGATGCCAGCACTGA
This genomic window from Catenuloplanes niger contains:
- a CDS encoding ABC transporter permease, which produces MSSPAVVEEFVVPAKVLPYLPAALDVAIELGGLPSRDRLKTALRVGSDRAGDVRTALARVNWDVVGGMFTSGDLAPEHREAVRASLLRLVRGEASAPAELPAAPSPRRLSAVPDLANTETGDAADEASVPTAQPAAVAPPARTESETANAGPAGEPADADVAAPEVMTQPGPGEFAPIGGTDTNDFTDAPMVDQPGISAGAAPAVDQAAPVSDVAPASPVPAVAARRPVVWPVLILCLPAFVAIWSGWVELGQMSGFGVVQPLPGIVDDFHLNTAITLPIGVETYAAYALWAWLSGVARTAAARRFAKWSALASLAVGGLGQVAYHLMASWGWETAPWPITAAVACLPVAVLGMGAALAHLLHSTDEH
- a CDS encoding DUF6284 family protein, with translation MELEEVGPEPSPEDLASIDAEWPEIEADLAELDAEIRALGVTPVDNYWRRARRVEARASRAVVVALRPRTASLRAVA
- a CDS encoding helix-turn-helix domain-containing protein — translated: MGQPRKMLRPDRSARDLWGAELRALRDRHGLSLAELASRIYYDASHLGKFERAERKPPRGIAEACDQVLGGTGVLVRLWDAMQAASRHEATPGNAANPPRHEANLGADEAGLISGLAIGTSAAAASGDEAVSLPVLLDGKVVYVSVTRRALLKLTGASAALAVPALGAPTPALGAPVAPAPDANPIEHLTAVRRVLIDNDNLFGPRAVIPAVQHQIGVMGHLRDQLAGVDRRNLTQLRAQFAEFASWLHQDAGDFTQAQFWLDRALEWAYAGTDHDLAAYVFARKAQLAGDMGDPMQAIDMGQAAEDMARPGTRLAAIAAVYTAHGHALRNDSDAADRAYERARVLVARGDFDPASTWGIWLDQAYISVHQARSLHALGQHEGAAAGFATAITNTPAGYHRDRGVYLARQAAAHRGARQPEQAAGIGMQALAVGAATQSARILTELATLDVDLMSRWPSVPEVAAFHQALTSAVPSAA